CCCAGCACCGTCAACTGGTTCCAGAAGATCCGGGCGATGTCCTCCTCCGGGTTCGGGCCCGTCGTCGCGCCGCACGTGAGCAGCCTTCCCCCCCGGGCGAGGGAGGCGATCGACCGCTTCCACGTCGCCTTTCCCACGGAGTCGAGCACGATGTCGACACCCCGCGTCCCGGTAATCTTCCGGGTCTCGCGGGCGAAGTCGGCCGCGCCGTGGTCGATCCCGAAATCCGCGCCCAACTCCTGCGCGCGCCGGATCTTCTCCGTGCTGCCGGACGTGACGCCGACGGTGAGCCCCAGCATTTTTCCGATCCGAAGCGCGGCGAGGGAAACGCCCCCCCCGATCCCGATGATGAGAAGCGACTCCCCCGGCCTCGCCTT
This genomic stretch from Candidatus Deferrimicrobiaceae bacterium harbors:
- a CDS encoding zinc-binding dehydrogenase; this encodes KARPGESLLIIGIGGGVSLAALRIGKMLGLTVGVTSGSTEKIRRAQELGADFGIDHGAADFARETRKITGTRGVDIVLDSVGKATWKRSIASLARGGRLLTCGATTGPNPEEDIARIFWNQLTVLGSTMGTHGEFAEMLRIFSTGGVRPVVDSVFPLADAKEAVRRLEEKKQFGKIVLRVD